A genomic segment from Thamnophis elegans isolate rThaEle1 chromosome 3, rThaEle1.pri, whole genome shotgun sequence encodes:
- the GPBP1 gene encoding vasculin isoform X3 produces MAQHDFAPAWLNFPTPPPSQKSSLNFEKHSSTFSWTENRYEVNRRRHNSSDGLDPSCGYSNGGHSGRKERNGWRSQGRNGTENSNYRAGYHNGSSRARTRSFQSGKSQGSQENKASECETLKKTRKEEPKQFEAEDFPSLNPEHEREPNQNKSLAEGVWEYPLNPKSRSPRMLIIKKGNTKDLQISGFPVGGNIHSSQLVGNGTGLNVYKGLVPKPIIPPAKCNRSNSLSPVDKLGQPRLTKLTRTRTDKKSEFLKMLKRDPVEEHDENSVEQEKEDDDDDDDEDEFNLHNSNNGHQGRDVNRNFENENPQQMIQSSAFPQTDVLSSSLEAEHRLLKEMGWQEDSENDDTCAPLTEDEMREFQIISEQLQKNGLRKNCILKNGLICDFKFNPWKNSTFKAMLENEDTETSSSDTSDDDA; encoded by the exons ATGGCGCAGCATGACTTTGCTCCAGCCTGGCTTAATTTTCCTACTCCACCACCATCACAAAAG TCATCACTGAATTTTGAGAAACATTCCAGCACCTTTTCATGGACAGAAAATCGTTATGAAGTTAATCGTAGACGGCATAACTCTTCTGATGGATTGGATCCTAGTTGTGGCTATTCAAATGGAG GGCAttcaggaagaaaagaaagaaatggttgGCGTTCACAAGGCAGAAATGGAACAGAAAACTCAAACTATAGAGCAGGATATCATAATGGAAGTTCACGTGCTCGCACCAGGAGCTTTCAGTCTGGAAAAAGCCAAGGATCACAAGAAAACAAAGCATCTGAATGTGAGACACTGAAAAAGACACGCAAGGAAGAACCCAAACAATTTGAAGCTGAAGATTTT CCATCCCTGAATCCTGAACATGAGAGGGAACCAAACCAGAATAAATCATTAGCGGAAGGTGTTTGGG AATACCCTCTAAATCCTAAATCTAGATCTCCACGAATGCTGATTATTAAAAAAGGCAATACAAAAGATTTGCAGATATCTGGATTCCCTGTGGGAGGAAATATTCATTCATCACAATTGGTTGGGAATGGAACTGGCCTGAATGTCTATAAAGGTTTAGTTCCTAAACCTATTATTCCACCAGCAAAG tgTAATCGGTCAAATTCCTTATCTCCAGTTGATAAACTTGGCCAGCCTCGTTTAACCAAATTAACACGAACACGCACTGATAAGAAGAGTGAATTTTTGAAGATGTTAAAACGGGATCCAGTGGAAGAACATGATGAAAACTCTGTTGAGCAAGAGAAGG aggatgatgatgatgatgatgatgaagatgaatttAATTTACATAACAGCAACAATGGCCACCAAGGGAGGGACGTAAACAGGAATTTTGAAAATGAGAATCCTCAGCAAATGATCCAGTCTTCAGCATTTCCACAGACTGATGTCCTTTCGAGTTCACTTGAAGCAGAACATCG gTTGTTAAAGGAAATGGGTTGGCAGGAAGACAGTGAAAACGATGACACTTGTGCTCCACTAACGGAAGATGAAATGAGAGAATTTCAGATCATTAGTGAACAG ttgcaaaaaaatggcctcagAAAAAATTGCATTCTAAAAAATGGTCTCATCTGTGACTTCAAGTTCAATCCCTGGAAAAACAGCACTTTCAAAGCAATGCTTGAGAATGAAGATACCGAGACAAGCAGCAGCGACACATCAGATGATGATGCGTGA
- the GPBP1 gene encoding vasculin isoform X2, with protein MAQHDFAPAWLNFPTPPPSQKSSLNFEKHSSTFSWTENRYEVNRRRHNSSDGLDPSCGYSNGGHSGRKERNGWRSQGRNGTENSNYRAGYHNGSSRARTRSFQSGKSQGSQENKASECETLKKTRKEEPKQFEAEDFPSLNPEHEREPNQNKSLAEGVWEYPLNPKSRSPRMLIIKKGNTKDLQISGFPVGGNIHSSQLVGNGTGLNVYKGLVPKPIIPPAKITQWKSQTKENKTGPSFPHDSAYGSGNFSALKPTAKPIGSQKSMKECNRSNSLSPVDKLGQPRLTKLTRTRTDKKSEFLKMLKRDPVEEHDENSVEQEKDDDDDDDEDEFNLHNSNNGHQGRDVNRNFENENPQQMIQSSAFPQTDVLSSSLEAEHRLLKEMGWQEDSENDDTCAPLTEDEMREFQIISEQLQKNGLRKNCILKNGLICDFKFNPWKNSTFKAMLENEDTETSSSDTSDDDA; from the exons ATGGCGCAGCATGACTTTGCTCCAGCCTGGCTTAATTTTCCTACTCCACCACCATCACAAAAG TCATCACTGAATTTTGAGAAACATTCCAGCACCTTTTCATGGACAGAAAATCGTTATGAAGTTAATCGTAGACGGCATAACTCTTCTGATGGATTGGATCCTAGTTGTGGCTATTCAAATGGAG GGCAttcaggaagaaaagaaagaaatggttgGCGTTCACAAGGCAGAAATGGAACAGAAAACTCAAACTATAGAGCAGGATATCATAATGGAAGTTCACGTGCTCGCACCAGGAGCTTTCAGTCTGGAAAAAGCCAAGGATCACAAGAAAACAAAGCATCTGAATGTGAGACACTGAAAAAGACACGCAAGGAAGAACCCAAACAATTTGAAGCTGAAGATTTT CCATCCCTGAATCCTGAACATGAGAGGGAACCAAACCAGAATAAATCATTAGCGGAAGGTGTTTGGG AATACCCTCTAAATCCTAAATCTAGATCTCCACGAATGCTGATTATTAAAAAAGGCAATACAAAAGATTTGCAGATATCTGGATTCCCTGTGGGAGGAAATATTCATTCATCACAATTGGTTGGGAATGGAACTGGCCTGAATGTCTATAAAGGTTTAGTTCCTAAACCTATTATTCCACCAGCAAAG ATCACACAGTGGAAAAGCCAAACAAAAGAGAACAAAACTGGGCCTTCATTTCCTCATGACTCTGCatatggtagtggaaattttagtGCTTTAAAACCTACTGCCAAGCCTATTGGATCACAAAAGTCAATGAAAGAG tgTAATCGGTCAAATTCCTTATCTCCAGTTGATAAACTTGGCCAGCCTCGTTTAACCAAATTAACACGAACACGCACTGATAAGAAGAGTGAATTTTTGAAGATGTTAAAACGGGATCCAGTGGAAGAACATGATGAAAACTCTGTTGAGCAAGAGAAG gatgatgatgatgatgatgatgaagatgaatttAATTTACATAACAGCAACAATGGCCACCAAGGGAGGGACGTAAACAGGAATTTTGAAAATGAGAATCCTCAGCAAATGATCCAGTCTTCAGCATTTCCACAGACTGATGTCCTTTCGAGTTCACTTGAAGCAGAACATCG gTTGTTAAAGGAAATGGGTTGGCAGGAAGACAGTGAAAACGATGACACTTGTGCTCCACTAACGGAAGATGAAATGAGAGAATTTCAGATCATTAGTGAACAG ttgcaaaaaaatggcctcagAAAAAATTGCATTCTAAAAAATGGTCTCATCTGTGACTTCAAGTTCAATCCCTGGAAAAACAGCACTTTCAAAGCAATGCTTGAGAATGAAGATACCGAGACAAGCAGCAGCGACACATCAGATGATGATGCGTGA
- the GPBP1 gene encoding vasculin isoform X1 — protein MAQHDFAPAWLNFPTPPPSQKSSLNFEKHSSTFSWTENRYEVNRRRHNSSDGLDPSCGYSNGGHSGRKERNGWRSQGRNGTENSNYRAGYHNGSSRARTRSFQSGKSQGSQENKASECETLKKTRKEEPKQFEAEDFPSLNPEHEREPNQNKSLAEGVWEYPLNPKSRSPRMLIIKKGNTKDLQISGFPVGGNIHSSQLVGNGTGLNVYKGLVPKPIIPPAKITQWKSQTKENKTGPSFPHDSAYGSGNFSALKPTAKPIGSQKSMKECNRSNSLSPVDKLGQPRLTKLTRTRTDKKSEFLKMLKRDPVEEHDENSVEQEKEDDDDDDDEDEFNLHNSNNGHQGRDVNRNFENENPQQMIQSSAFPQTDVLSSSLEAEHRLLKEMGWQEDSENDDTCAPLTEDEMREFQIISEQLQKNGLRKNCILKNGLICDFKFNPWKNSTFKAMLENEDTETSSSDTSDDDA, from the exons ATGGCGCAGCATGACTTTGCTCCAGCCTGGCTTAATTTTCCTACTCCACCACCATCACAAAAG TCATCACTGAATTTTGAGAAACATTCCAGCACCTTTTCATGGACAGAAAATCGTTATGAAGTTAATCGTAGACGGCATAACTCTTCTGATGGATTGGATCCTAGTTGTGGCTATTCAAATGGAG GGCAttcaggaagaaaagaaagaaatggttgGCGTTCACAAGGCAGAAATGGAACAGAAAACTCAAACTATAGAGCAGGATATCATAATGGAAGTTCACGTGCTCGCACCAGGAGCTTTCAGTCTGGAAAAAGCCAAGGATCACAAGAAAACAAAGCATCTGAATGTGAGACACTGAAAAAGACACGCAAGGAAGAACCCAAACAATTTGAAGCTGAAGATTTT CCATCCCTGAATCCTGAACATGAGAGGGAACCAAACCAGAATAAATCATTAGCGGAAGGTGTTTGGG AATACCCTCTAAATCCTAAATCTAGATCTCCACGAATGCTGATTATTAAAAAAGGCAATACAAAAGATTTGCAGATATCTGGATTCCCTGTGGGAGGAAATATTCATTCATCACAATTGGTTGGGAATGGAACTGGCCTGAATGTCTATAAAGGTTTAGTTCCTAAACCTATTATTCCACCAGCAAAG ATCACACAGTGGAAAAGCCAAACAAAAGAGAACAAAACTGGGCCTTCATTTCCTCATGACTCTGCatatggtagtggaaattttagtGCTTTAAAACCTACTGCCAAGCCTATTGGATCACAAAAGTCAATGAAAGAG tgTAATCGGTCAAATTCCTTATCTCCAGTTGATAAACTTGGCCAGCCTCGTTTAACCAAATTAACACGAACACGCACTGATAAGAAGAGTGAATTTTTGAAGATGTTAAAACGGGATCCAGTGGAAGAACATGATGAAAACTCTGTTGAGCAAGAGAAGG aggatgatgatgatgatgatgatgaagatgaatttAATTTACATAACAGCAACAATGGCCACCAAGGGAGGGACGTAAACAGGAATTTTGAAAATGAGAATCCTCAGCAAATGATCCAGTCTTCAGCATTTCCACAGACTGATGTCCTTTCGAGTTCACTTGAAGCAGAACATCG gTTGTTAAAGGAAATGGGTTGGCAGGAAGACAGTGAAAACGATGACACTTGTGCTCCACTAACGGAAGATGAAATGAGAGAATTTCAGATCATTAGTGAACAG ttgcaaaaaaatggcctcagAAAAAATTGCATTCTAAAAAATGGTCTCATCTGTGACTTCAAGTTCAATCCCTGGAAAAACAGCACTTTCAAAGCAATGCTTGAGAATGAAGATACCGAGACAAGCAGCAGCGACACATCAGATGATGATGCGTGA